The following coding sequences are from one Lolium rigidum isolate FL_2022 chromosome 6, APGP_CSIRO_Lrig_0.1, whole genome shotgun sequence window:
- the LOC124662586 gene encoding uncharacterized protein LOC124662586 has product MGLLSCVGRLLFGSMFLLSAYREGREYGSDGGPAARYLEPKFNLFAKQVSTNTGMAVPQIDIKTVIATTLYLKAYGGGLFILYSSFGAFLLLVYLALITPVMYDFYNYETGSPQFFQLLTQFSQNLALCGALIFFLGMKKSIPRRQSKRRTVKTNNLMEVSKDL; this is encoded by the exons ATGGGGTTGCTCTCCTGCGTCGGGAGGTTGCTCTTCGGCTCCATGTTCCTCCTCTCCGCCTACAGGGA GGGCAGAGAGTATGGATCTGATGGTGGACCCGCTGCCAGGTATCTCGAGCCCAAGTTCAACCTTTTTGCGAAGCAGGTGTCCACTAACACCGGAATGGCTGTCCCACAAATCGAT ATCAAGACTGTCATTGCCACTACCTTGTATCTCAAAGCTTATGGGGGTGGACTCTTCATACTGTACAGCTCCTTCGGAGCATTCTTACTG CTTGTTTATCTTGCACTCATAACCCCTGTTATGTATGACTTCTACAACTACGAAACAGGGTCGCCACAATTTTTTCAGCTGCTTACCCAGTTTTCTCAG AACCTGGCCCTTTGTGGTGCGCTGATCTTCTTCCTGGGGATGAAGAAGTCCATCCCAAGGAGGCAGTCGAAGAGAAGGACTGTGAAGACCAACAACTTGATGGAAGTCAGCAAAGATTTGTAG